The window GATCGTGGGGATCGACGGATACGGCCTGTCGGTGCTGGAGCAGGTGCCGCTCGGCGTGAAGCCGAACCCGCACAACAGCGGCTACCTGCGCGCCAAGCGCGACAAGATGGGCCACCTCTTCCCGGTGGACGGGGAGGAGCAGCTGGACGAGCAGGCGGCATGAACAGAAGTGCGTGAGTGCGGAAGTGCGGAAGTGCGCTGGCTCCGCTCGAATCCGACGCACTCACGCACTCACGCACTCACGCACTCACGCACTTTCTTTCCGATGATCGAGCACGCGGGGCACTTCCGGGGTGACGGGCGGCGGTTCGGGATCGTCGTGGCCCGCTTCAACGACTTCATCACGCGGCCGCTGCTGGCGGGCGCGCGCGACTGCCTGCTGCGCCACGGCGTGGCGGACGACAACATCGAGGCGGCCTGGGTGCCCGGGGCGTGGGAGATCCCGGGGACGCTCGCCGTCCTCGCCGCCAGCGGGCGCTTCGACGCGCTGATCGCGCTGGGATGCGTGATCCGCGGGGCCACGCCGCACTTCGACTACGTGGCCGGGCACGCCGCCAGCGGCACCGCCGCGGTCGCCGCGGCCCACGACCTGCCGGTGATCTTCGGCGTGCTCACGACGGACACGATCGAGCAGGCCATCGAGCGCGCCGGCACCAAGGCCGGGAACAAGGGGTGGGACAGCGCCCTTGCCGCGCTGGAGATGGCCGACCTGTACGCCACGCTGAAGAACGGGGAGAAGGCCGGGTGAGAAGCCGCAGCAAGGCCCGAGGGTGGGCGCTCCAGGGGCTCTACGCGTGGGAGAGCCGCGGCGGGCAGCCCGAAGACGCGATGCGCATCCTGCAGACGCTCTTCTCCACCCTGCGCGTGTCGCCGGCCAACCGGCCGTACGCCGAGGTGCTGGTCCGCCTGGTGGCCACCAACCTGGAGCGCATCGACGCGCTGGTGCTGGAGGCGCTCACCAACTGGCGGATGGAGCGCCTGGCGGCCATCGACCGCAACGTGCTGCGCCTGGGCGTGGCCGAGATGCTGTTCGTGGACGACGTGGCGCCCCGCATCACCATCCGCGAGATGGTGCAGCTGGCGGAGAAGTACGGGACCCACGACAGCCCGCGCTTCGTGAACGGCGTGCTCGACGCGGTGATGCGCCGGGTCGCGCCGGAAGGGGCCGCGCCGGCGCGGTGAAGCTCCTCGTCATCAACTGGCAGGACCTGGCCAACCCGCACTCCGGCGGCGCCGAGGTCCACCTGCACGAGATCTTCGGCCGGCTGGCGCGGCGCGGGCACGGCGTCACCCTCCTCTGCTCCGGCTTCCCCGGCGCCTCGCCGGCGGACGAGGCGGACGGGATGCGGATCCACCGCACCGGCGGCCGGCACACCTTCACGCTGGCAGCCGCGCCGTTCTACCGCCGTCATCTCGCCGCGGAACGCTTCGACGCCGTCGTCGAGGACCTGAACAAGATCCCGCTCTTCACGCCGTACTGGGTCGAGCGCCCGCTCGCCCTGCTCGTCCACCACCTCTTCGGCACCACCGCCTTCCGCGAGGCCTCGGCTCCGTTCGCCGCGGCCACCTGGATGCTCGAGCGCCCCATCCCCCTCGTCTACCGCGGGCTACCCGCCGAAGCCGTCTCGGAGAGCACGCGCGACGACCTGGTCGCGCGGGGACTCAGGCGGCAGGACATCCGCGTGATCCACAACGGCGTGGACGTGGATTTCTTCCGCCCCGATCCATCCATCTCCCGCGACGCGGAGCCCACCTTCCTCTCCGTCGGCAGATTGAAGAAGTACAAGCGGATCGACCACGCGATCGAGGCCGTGGCGCGTCTCAGGGCGCGCAACCGCTTCGTGCGG of the Longimicrobium sp. genome contains:
- the ribH gene encoding 6,7-dimethyl-8-ribityllumazine synthase → MIEHAGHFRGDGRRFGIVVARFNDFITRPLLAGARDCLLRHGVADDNIEAAWVPGAWEIPGTLAVLAASGRFDALIALGCVIRGATPHFDYVAGHAASGTAAVAAAHDLPVIFGVLTTDTIEQAIERAGTKAGNKGWDSALAALEMADLYATLKNGEKAG
- the nusB gene encoding transcription antitermination factor NusB; protein product: MRSRSKARGWALQGLYAWESRGGQPEDAMRILQTLFSTLRVSPANRPYAEVLVRLVATNLERIDALVLEALTNWRMERLAAIDRNVLRLGVAEMLFVDDVAPRITIREMVQLAEKYGTHDSPRFVNGVLDAVMRRVAPEGAAPAR
- a CDS encoding glycosyltransferase family 4 protein, with the translated sequence MKLLVINWQDLANPHSGGAEVHLHEIFGRLARRGHGVTLLCSGFPGASPADEADGMRIHRTGGRHTFTLAAAPFYRRHLAAERFDAVVEDLNKIPLFTPYWVERPLALLVHHLFGTTAFREASAPFAAATWMLERPIPLVYRGLPAEAVSESTRDDLVARGLRRQDIRVIHNGVDVDFFRPDPSISRDAEPTFLSVGRLKKYKRIDHAIEAVARLRARNRFVRLVIAGKGDDEPRLRETVARLGVGDRVTFAGFVTEEGKRDLMRRAWATVQPSPKEGWGITNIEAAACGTPTIASDSPGLRESVVHNTTGLLYPHGDVAALADALERLAMDEVEVARLGAGAHQFAQGFTWDRAADLTEAHLAEVAASR